A section of the Chryseobacterium scophthalmum genome encodes:
- a CDS encoding catalase: MDNKKLTTSSGAPYYEHQDSQTVGARGPVLLQDFILQENLAHFVRERIPERIVHAKGSGAYGKFTVTHDISKYTKAKLFSQVGNSCKMFARFSTVGGEKGSADTARDPRGFALKFYTEDGNWDLVGNNTPVFFIKDAKKFPDFIHTQKRVPKTNLKSATMMWDFWSLNPESLHQVLILMSDRGTPYGFRHMHGFGSHTFSMINSQNERVWVKFHFKTKQGIKNFTDDEATKMAGENPDFAQEDLCNAIENGDFPKWTMYMQVMTEEQAKEFRWNPFDITKVWFQGDFPLIEIGEMELNEIPANYFAHVEQSTFSPSNLINGISFSPDKMLQGRLFSYPDAHRYRVGVNSHQLEVNRCPFAVNNYQRDGFMADSSEYQDKPNYHPNSFDDIQPDSSYKNFEYELDTNHVANFNRNENDDDHYTQPGLLYTKAMNQEDREHLINNIIGSMKGIDGPKKDEIINRQICHFFRANVELGMKVASSLSVNIDANMMNHFK; encoded by the coding sequence ATGGATAATAAAAAATTAACGACAAGCAGCGGAGCACCTTATTATGAACACCAGGATTCTCAAACAGTCGGAGCGCGTGGTCCGGTATTGTTACAAGATTTTATATTACAGGAAAACCTCGCTCATTTTGTGAGAGAAAGAATTCCTGAAAGAATTGTTCATGCGAAAGGAAGTGGAGCTTACGGAAAATTTACAGTCACTCATGACATCTCAAAATACACAAAGGCTAAATTATTTTCTCAGGTAGGAAATTCTTGTAAAATGTTTGCCCGTTTCTCTACCGTTGGTGGCGAAAAAGGAAGTGCAGATACGGCAAGAGATCCAAGAGGATTTGCTTTAAAATTTTATACAGAAGACGGAAATTGGGATTTAGTAGGAAATAATACGCCTGTTTTCTTTATTAAAGACGCTAAAAAATTTCCGGATTTTATACATACTCAAAAAAGAGTTCCAAAAACCAACCTGAAAAGCGCAACCATGATGTGGGATTTCTGGAGTTTAAATCCCGAATCGCTGCACCAGGTTCTTATTCTAATGTCTGACAGAGGTACACCTTATGGTTTTAGACACATGCACGGTTTTGGCTCTCATACTTTTTCGATGATTAACAGTCAAAATGAAAGAGTTTGGGTGAAGTTCCATTTTAAAACAAAACAGGGAATTAAAAACTTTACCGACGACGAGGCTACAAAAATGGCAGGAGAAAATCCTGATTTTGCACAGGAAGATCTTTGTAATGCAATCGAAAACGGTGATTTCCCAAAATGGACGATGTACATGCAGGTAATGACCGAAGAACAGGCAAAAGAATTCAGATGGAATCCTTTCGACATCACTAAAGTTTGGTTTCAGGGAGATTTCCCTTTAATTGAAATTGGTGAAATGGAACTGAATGAAATTCCAGCAAATTATTTCGCTCATGTAGAACAGTCTACTTTCTCACCAAGTAATTTGATTAACGGAATCAGTTTTTCACCAGACAAAATGCTTCAGGGAAGATTATTTTCTTACCCAGATGCACATCGATACAGAGTAGGTGTAAATTCTCATCAGCTTGAAGTAAACAGATGTCCGTTTGCAGTCAACAATTACCAAAGAGATGGTTTTATGGCTGATTCAAGTGAATATCAAGATAAGCCAAATTATCATCCAAATAGTTTTGATGACATCCAACCAGATTCCTCTTATAAAAATTTCGAATATGAATTAGACACCAATCATGTTGCTAATTTCAACAGAAATGAAAATGACGACGATCACTACACTCAACCCGGGCTTTTATATACAAAAGCAATGAATCAGGAGGACAGAGAACACTTGATAAACAACATCATAGGAAGCATGAAAGGAATTGACGGACCAAAAAAAGACGAGATTATCAACCGCCAAATTTGTCATTTTTTCAGGGCAAATGTTGAGCTTGGCATGAAAGTGGCATCCAGTTTAAGTGTCAATATAGACGCCAACATGATGAATCATTTTAAGTAA
- a CDS encoding LysR substrate-binding domain-containing protein, which produces MNIQQLEYLIAVDKYKHFGKAAQACFITQPTLSAMIQKFEDELDVKVFDRTTHPIRTTDVGLQIIDQAKVIIEAVNELKNKANLLNNILGGTINLGIIPTVSSFILPTEIFHFLQDNPKIQMNVKEMTTDNIIKALKAGELDAGIISTPYDNANEFYQDFLFNEELMIYSSDTEANKKNTFIVPEELNVEKVWLLEEGNCLRNQFENICHLKENTLKPKNLDFLASNIQTLVHMVDKVGGISILPELALNQLSEEQKGKVYRFKKPFPYREIKIIYYKPTFKQKIIDELSSFIKSSLETKLNFNNAPKDFVSIKPQ; this is translated from the coding sequence ATGAACATTCAGCAATTGGAATATCTTATCGCTGTAGATAAGTATAAGCATTTTGGTAAAGCCGCTCAAGCGTGTTTTATTACTCAGCCAACATTAAGTGCAATGATACAGAAGTTTGAAGATGAGCTGGATGTAAAGGTTTTTGACAGAACAACTCATCCAATCAGAACCACCGACGTAGGACTGCAAATAATAGACCAGGCTAAAGTAATCATCGAGGCTGTAAATGAGCTTAAAAATAAAGCGAATTTATTAAATAATATTTTGGGAGGAACCATTAACCTGGGAATTATTCCAACCGTTTCTTCGTTCATTCTGCCAACAGAAATTTTCCATTTTTTGCAGGATAATCCTAAAATTCAGATGAATGTAAAGGAAATGACGACTGATAACATCATTAAAGCTTTAAAAGCAGGTGAATTGGATGCCGGAATTATTTCTACGCCTTATGATAATGCCAACGAATTTTATCAGGACTTCTTATTTAATGAAGAATTGATGATTTACAGCTCAGATACTGAGGCAAACAAGAAAAATACATTTATCGTTCCTGAAGAACTAAATGTAGAAAAAGTTTGGCTTTTGGAAGAAGGTAACTGTCTGAGAAATCAGTTTGAAAACATTTGCCACTTAAAAGAAAATACTTTGAAGCCTAAAAATTTAGATTTCTTAGCGTCCAATATCCAGACTTTGGTACACATGGTTGATAAAGTGGGAGGAATCAGTATTTTGCCTGAGTTAGCTTTGAATCAACTTTCAGAAGAACAAAAAGGTAAGGTTTACAGATTTAAAAAGCCTTTCCCTTACAGAGAAATTAAAATCATTTATTATAAGCCGACTTTCAAGCAAAAAATTATTGATGAGTTGAGTTCTTTTATAAAATCTTCTTTAGAAACGAAACTTAATTTCAACAATGCACCAAAAGATTTTGTAAGCATTAAGCCTCAATAA
- the metK gene encoding methionine adenosyltransferase, translated as MSYLFTSESVSEGHPDKIADQISDALIDNFLAYDKTSKVACETLVTTGQVVLAGEVKSDAYLDVQTIAREVINGIGYTKGEYMFNGDSCGVISAIHEQSPDINQGVDRVVADETFETKANAQGAGDQGMMFGYATNETANYMPLALDLAHTILKELSAIRREDSEIKYLRPDAKSQVTIEYSDDHKPVRIDSIVVSTQHDDFGAEEEMLNKIREDIKTILIPRVVAQQTEEIKALFNDQIKYHINPTGKFVIGGPHGDTGLTGRKIIVDTYGGKGAHGGGAFSGKDPSKVDRSAAYATRHIAKNLVAAGVAEEVLVQVSYAIGVAEPCGLYINTYGTSKVALNDGEIAKKVSTVFDLRPYAIEQNLKLRNPIYQETASYGHMGREHFVADKTFNKGHKNELTLTGLEFFTWEKLDKVEEIKSAFGI; from the coding sequence ATGTCTTATTTATTTACATCTGAATCTGTTTCAGAAGGACATCCGGATAAAATTGCTGATCAGATTTCTGACGCGCTTATCGATAACTTTTTAGCATACGACAAAACATCAAAAGTTGCTTGTGAAACTTTGGTTACAACAGGACAGGTTGTTTTGGCTGGAGAGGTAAAATCTGATGCTTATTTAGATGTTCAGACTATTGCAAGAGAAGTAATCAACGGAATTGGCTATACAAAAGGTGAATACATGTTCAATGGTGATTCTTGTGGAGTAATTTCTGCGATTCACGAACAGTCGCCGGATATCAATCAAGGTGTTGACAGAGTAGTTGCTGACGAAACTTTCGAAACAAAAGCAAACGCTCAAGGAGCAGGAGATCAGGGAATGATGTTTGGATATGCTACCAACGAAACGGCAAACTATATGCCTTTAGCTTTAGATTTGGCGCATACTATTCTTAAAGAGCTTTCCGCAATCAGAAGAGAAGATTCTGAAATCAAATATCTTCGTCCAGATGCAAAATCTCAGGTAACAATTGAATATTCTGATGACCACAAACCGGTAAGAATTGATTCTATCGTGGTTTCTACTCAGCATGACGACTTCGGAGCTGAAGAAGAAATGTTAAACAAAATCAGAGAAGATATTAAAACAATTTTAATTCCTAGAGTTGTTGCTCAGCAGACTGAAGAAATCAAAGCTTTATTTAATGATCAGATCAAATATCACATCAATCCTACAGGGAAATTCGTAATCGGAGGTCCTCACGGAGATACAGGTCTTACAGGAAGAAAGATTATCGTTGATACTTACGGTGGAAAAGGAGCTCACGGTGGTGGTGCTTTCTCTGGGAAAGATCCTTCAAAAGTAGACAGAAGTGCTGCTTATGCTACAAGACACATTGCTAAAAACTTAGTTGCTGCAGGTGTAGCTGAGGAAGTTTTGGTACAGGTTTCTTATGCTATTGGTGTTGCTGAACCTTGTGGTTTGTACATCAATACATACGGAACATCAAAAGTTGCTTTAAATGACGGTGAGATCGCTAAAAAAGTATCTACAGTTTTTGATTTGAGACCTTATGCAATTGAACAAAATTTAAAATTGAGAAACCCTATCTACCAAGAAACTGCTTCTTACGGACACATGGGAAGAGAGCATTTCGTTGCTGATAAAACCTTTAATAAAGGGCATAAAAATGAGTTGACTCTTACAGGTTTAGAGTTCTTCACATGGGAGAAATTAGACAAAGTAGAAGAAATTAAATCTGCTTTCGGAATTTAA
- a CDS encoding RNA polymerase sigma factor produces the protein MKSTDSLLISLYQKGDEEALSTLIHRHQRELFTFILYKINDQDLANDIFQDTFIKIIVMLKEGRYNEEGKFILWAKRIAQNLIIDYFRAKAKNVKVSETTFENDEFSIFDLIREPSENIEDQLVSLQIQEDLLKMLQFLPENQQEVIKLRFFDGLSFKEIADHTDMSINTTLGRVRYALINLRKIMEENNIVLTR, from the coding sequence ATGAAATCAACAGATAGTCTATTAATTTCTCTGTACCAAAAAGGAGACGAAGAAGCATTGTCAACCTTAATACATCGCCATCAAAGAGAATTGTTTACGTTTATTTTGTATAAAATAAATGATCAGGATTTGGCAAATGATATTTTCCAGGATACTTTTATTAAGATTATTGTAATGCTGAAAGAAGGTCGTTACAATGAGGAGGGGAAGTTTATTCTTTGGGCAAAAAGAATCGCACAAAACCTTATTATCGATTATTTTCGTGCAAAAGCAAAAAATGTAAAAGTTTCAGAAACTACTTTTGAAAATGATGAGTTTTCTATTTTCGATTTAATTAGAGAGCCTTCAGAAAATATTGAAGATCAATTGGTAAGCCTTCAGATTCAGGAAGATTTACTGAAAATGTTACAGTTTTTACCAGAAAACCAACAAGAGGTGATAAAACTCAGGTTTTTCGACGGATTGAGTTTTAAAGAAATTGCAGACCACACAGATATGAGTATTAATACGACTTTGGGACGTGTTCGATATGCATTGATCAACCTGAGAAAAATAATGGAAGAAAATAATATTGTCTTGACGAGATAA
- a CDS encoding YjjG family noncanonical pyrimidine nucleotidase: protein MKIQHIFFDLDNTLWDHRRNAYLTIKDLFDKEEITLKYNIDFEEFHSVYHEINEKLWEQIRDGEIDKEYLRKHRFYDTFKHFGIDDLELSMFFEEHFLDKILNYNHLVESAEYILDYLKAKNYTLHIISNGFQEVTERKCILSGIDHYFQTITSADSVGVRKPNPAIFEYSLGLSEAKKEESILIGDDWIADVIGAQNFGIDVIFFDVLNENKEVENLKVIKHLLQIKEYL, encoded by the coding sequence ATGAAAATTCAGCACATTTTTTTTGACCTAGACAATACGCTTTGGGATCACCGCAGAAACGCTTACCTAACCATCAAAGATCTTTTCGATAAAGAAGAAATTACTTTAAAATACAACATTGATTTTGAAGAATTTCATTCTGTATATCATGAGATCAACGAAAAACTTTGGGAACAGATCAGAGACGGAGAAATTGATAAAGAATATCTTAGAAAGCATCGTTTTTATGATACCTTCAAGCATTTTGGAATTGATGATTTAGAATTGTCGATGTTTTTTGAGGAACATTTCCTAGATAAAATTCTTAATTATAACCATTTGGTTGAAAGCGCAGAATATATTTTAGATTATTTAAAAGCTAAAAACTATACGCTTCATATTATATCAAACGGTTTTCAGGAAGTAACGGAAAGAAAATGTATTCTTTCAGGAATTGACCATTATTTTCAGACGATTACAAGCGCAGATTCTGTTGGAGTAAGAAAACCTAATCCTGCAATTTTTGAATATTCTTTAGGGCTTTCTGAAGCTAAAAAAGAAGAAAGTATTCTGATTGGTGACGATTGGATAGCTGATGTAATCGGTGCTCAGAATTTCGGTATTGATGTAATTTTCTTTGATGTTTTAAATGAAAATAAAGAAGTTGAAAATCTGAAAGTCATAAAGCATCTTTTGCAGATTAAAGAATATCTGTAA
- the trpS gene encoding tryptophan--tRNA ligase, translated as MSRILTGIQATGTPHLGNLLGAIIPAVELSKQAGNESFLFIANLHSLTQIKDAKELKNNTYEIAAAWLACGLDTEKTFFYRQSDIPETCELSWHLSCFFPYQRLTLAHSFKDKADRLQDVNAGLFTYPILMAADILLYDAEIVPVGKDQLQHLEIARDVASRFNNQMGEVLVLPQAELQEDTKYVPGIDGHKMSKSRGNIINIFLPEKELKKQVMSIESDSKSLEEPKDPSTDKTFAIYELIATPEQTEELRAKYLAGNFGYGHAKKELLDLILTRFEKERELFSYYMNNLEELEAKLQEGAAKTRVIATETIKRVRESLGI; from the coding sequence ATGTCAAGAATTCTTACCGGCATACAAGCCACCGGAACACCGCACCTTGGAAACCTTTTGGGTGCAATTATTCCTGCAGTAGAGCTTTCTAAGCAAGCAGGAAACGAATCATTTTTATTCATTGCGAATCTACATTCGTTGACGCAGATTAAAGATGCAAAAGAACTTAAAAACAACACCTACGAAATTGCTGCAGCTTGGCTTGCTTGCGGACTTGATACCGAAAAAACATTTTTTTACAGACAGAGCGACATCCCTGAAACCTGTGAACTTTCTTGGCATTTATCATGTTTTTTTCCTTATCAGAGATTGACTTTAGCACATTCTTTTAAAGATAAAGCAGACCGTTTGCAGGATGTAAATGCAGGTTTGTTTACCTATCCTATTTTGATGGCTGCAGATATTTTATTGTATGATGCTGAAATTGTTCCTGTAGGAAAAGATCAGCTTCAACATTTGGAAATTGCACGTGATGTTGCTTCAAGATTCAATAATCAGATGGGTGAAGTTTTGGTTTTACCTCAAGCCGAATTACAGGAAGATACCAAATATGTTCCCGGAATTGACGGTCATAAAATGTCTAAATCAAGAGGAAACATTATCAATATTTTCTTACCAGAGAAAGAATTGAAAAAACAGGTAATGAGCATCGAAAGTGATTCTAAATCTCTTGAAGAACCGAAAGATCCTTCTACAGACAAAACTTTTGCGATTTACGAATTGATTGCAACACCTGAACAAACTGAAGAATTAAGAGCAAAATATTTAGCCGGAAATTTCGGTTACGGTCATGCTAAAAAAGAGCTTTTAGATTTAATTCTAACAAGATTTGAAAAAGAAAGAGAATTATTTTCTTACTATATGAACAATCTTGAAGAGCTTGAAGCAAAACTTCAGGAAGGAGCAGCAAAAACAAGAGTAATTGCTACTGAAACTATTAAAAGAGTAAGAGAAAGTTTGGGAATTTAA
- a CDS encoding SanA/YdcF family protein, translated as MKRIIKNIIKIFLLLFVAGIIFIIWSNFTINNQSEDYVTSNISTLPNEKTGLLLGTSKTLSNRAPNAYFFNRIEAAAQLYKSGKIQNIIVSGDNSKKDYNEPEEMKNELIKAGVPADKIFEDFAGFRTLDSVLRAKEIFGQNSYIIISQRFHNERAVYLARKNNIEAWGYNAADVNKYAGLKTNAREKLARAKVFWDFMFGVEPKFGGEKILIP; from the coding sequence ATGAAAAGAATTATAAAAAATATAATCAAAATTTTCCTGCTACTTTTTGTGGCAGGAATTATTTTTATCATCTGGTCAAATTTTACAATTAATAATCAGTCGGAAGATTATGTAACTTCTAATATTTCAACTTTACCAAATGAAAAAACGGGACTTCTTTTAGGAACGAGTAAAACTTTATCCAACAGAGCACCGAATGCTTATTTCTTCAATCGAATTGAGGCAGCTGCGCAATTATATAAATCAGGAAAAATTCAAAATATCATTGTAAGTGGCGATAATTCTAAGAAAGATTACAATGAACCCGAAGAAATGAAAAACGAACTTATCAAAGCTGGAGTTCCCGCTGATAAAATTTTTGAAGATTTTGCAGGTTTCAGAACTTTAGATTCTGTGCTTCGTGCAAAAGAGATTTTCGGACAAAACTCTTACATCATTATTTCTCAAAGGTTTCACAACGAAAGAGCGGTTTATCTTGCAAGAAAAAACAATATTGAAGCTTGGGGTTACAATGCTGCAGATGTTAATAAATATGCGGGTTTAAAAACCAATGCAAGAGAAAAACTGGCAAGAGCAAAGGTTTTCTGGGATTTTATGTTTGGGGTGGAACCGAAGTTTGGTGGGGAGAAGATTTTGATTCCTTGA
- a CDS encoding lipoprotein signal peptidase encodes MKKIALITFLILLIDQASKIYIKTNFNLNDSIPVFPGFKLTFVENPGMAYGFHFGGMLGKYFLVIVRIFLIGGMIYLFNKWLKRGESNYLIIPMSIIFAGAIGNLIDGMFYGLIFDSGMVYDENVNQWIGYGGVSKLVPFGEGYSTFMKGCVVDMLHFPLVDWYVPESWPLIGGKHLEFFKYIFNVADSAITIGAALLLIFRKKAFPNGLEF; translated from the coding sequence ATGAAGAAAATAGCATTAATCACTTTTCTTATTTTATTAATAGATCAGGCTTCAAAAATTTATATCAAAACAAATTTTAACCTGAATGACAGTATTCCTGTTTTTCCAGGTTTTAAACTGACATTTGTAGAAAATCCGGGCATGGCTTATGGTTTTCATTTTGGAGGAATGCTTGGTAAATATTTTTTAGTGATTGTTCGTATTTTTCTGATTGGCGGAATGATCTACCTTTTTAATAAGTGGCTTAAAAGAGGCGAATCTAATTATCTCATTATTCCAATGTCAATTATTTTTGCCGGAGCTATTGGAAATCTTATTGACGGAATGTTTTATGGTTTAATTTTCGACAGCGGAATGGTTTACGATGAGAATGTAAATCAATGGATCGGTTATGGCGGAGTTTCTAAGTTGGTTCCTTTCGGAGAAGGCTATTCTACTTTTATGAAAGGCTGCGTTGTTGATATGCTGCATTTCCCTTTGGTTGATTGGTATGTTCCTGAAAGCTGGCCTTTAATTGGTGGAAAACATCTTGAGTTTTTTAAATATATCTTTAACGTTGCCGATTCTGCTATTACTATTGGAGCTGCATTACTTTTAATTTTCAGAAAAAAAGCTTTTCCAAACGGACTTGAGTTCTAA
- a CDS encoding DUF2683 family protein — protein MEALIVHPKNQMELNALKSVMKDMGIRYEKFHTRGAKTQKFEPKAPVKKDKPVRDFKDNPKKDK, from the coding sequence ATGGAAGCATTAATTGTACACCCAAAAAACCAAATGGAGCTGAATGCGCTAAAGAGCGTGATGAAAGATATGGGAATTCGATATGAAAAATTTCATACGAGAGGTGCAAAAACACAAAAATTTGAACCTAAAGCTCCTGTAAAAAAGGATAAACCTGTAAGAGATTTTAAAGACAATCCAAAGAAAGACAAGTAA
- a CDS encoding DUF6576 domain-containing protein, producing MSEFLILGIILVVVLWFFNKDRIKNRFYPDKPKNLTIDQQFNSDKREREKEIDRLLSKMGKNGINDLSAKDRKRLDELSKH from the coding sequence ATGAGTGAATTTTTGATTTTGGGAATTATCCTCGTTGTTGTTTTATGGTTTTTTAATAAAGATCGAATCAAAAACAGATTCTATCCTGATAAGCCTAAAAACCTGACAATCGATCAGCAATTCAACTCAGATAAACGAGAAAGAGAAAAAGAAATCGACAGACTTCTCAGTAAAATGGGCAAGAACGGAATTAATGATCTGTCTGCAAAAGACAGAAAAAGACTCGACGAACTTTCTAAACATTAA
- a CDS encoding TraR/DksA family transcriptional regulator has product MQDERVKYNDSDLQEFKKIIKEKIEKAEKDLQLIRESFINDQNNGTDDTSPTFKAFEEGAETLSKEQNSILAGRQEKFVRDLKNALIRIENKTYGVCRVTGKLIPKERLLAVPHATLSIEAKNMKR; this is encoded by the coding sequence ATGCAAGACGAAAGAGTAAAATACAACGACTCTGATTTACAAGAGTTTAAAAAAATAATCAAAGAAAAGATTGAGAAAGCGGAGAAAGATTTACAGCTAATCAGAGAAAGCTTTATCAACGATCAAAATAACGGAACTGATGATACATCGCCTACTTTCAAAGCTTTTGAAGAAGGTGCAGAAACGCTGAGCAAAGAGCAAAACTCTATTTTGGCAGGAAGACAGGAAAAGTTTGTAAGAGATCTTAAAAATGCTTTGATAAGAATTGAAAACAAAACTTACGGCGTTTGCAGAGTTACGGGAAAACTAATTCCGAAGGAAAGACTTTTGGCCGTACCACATGCTACTTTGAGTATTGAAGCTAAAAATATGAAGAGATAA